The window AAGTAGGCTGCACTTGAGTCTGCAAGCTGTCTTTACTGTCTTTATTTACTAGTTATCTTTACAGTGGAGCCGAGACTGATGCTGATTTGCAAGTTACTTAGTTTTGGTTTATAATTAAGTCAGAATTGCCTGGTAACTTTAATTTCTTCCGCTAGAAGTTTCCATGCTGAAAATCAAGCCTGTTAGGTCAGATTAATATATGAATATAGATACtcaaacttgaaaataaaaaaacttgAATTATTAAGCCTTTGAAATAATCAGCTGTTTGTTTAATCAaccttacagctttttttttcccagggaaatagTGGATTTTCATGgttgttttccttccttgttaAAAGTACTCTCCActcaatcactttttttttttcctcttaaaaattaatttaaagctctGAGCATTTCCTTTTGGTGTTGGTCATTTTAAATGTTCTTAAACTTTTTATTGGCTTAGGCCATCTGAAAGCGGTTTTGCTGGAATCAAAGTATAGCTGCTAGGGTATTAACAGCGTATGTTACTCATGTAGTGTTAATATGCTGGCTTTTAAATTTAGAACCAGAACACAAGATGTTGATTGCAATAATTTGTTTGTGGAGTAATTTGCTGCAGTTTTTGCACATGTGCAGTGACTCATATTAAATTCTTGCTTGCCAGTACTTGGAAAGTGCATTTACCCTccaaaaatgttttagaaattaTGATGCTGAAAACTGAAAGCTTTAATTATAAttactctttttcatttttttcttccttgaaagtGTTCTAATGCTATTGTAAGGGATACAGCAACTTTTCTATACTTGTAGCTAGGAACTGTGGTTGCATTTTTTGATGAGTAGTACAAAACACCAGTCAACGATTTCCTGCGTAGAAAAAAAGGCTAATTTGTTAGAATTTGCTTTAGGAAGACATTACAGCCAAAGATTGTCACtaaaacacatatattttttGAAAGTGTTCTAATTATCAAGTTTTTCAGAAGTAAAAGTGAATTTGTTTtgcaagcacaaaaaaaacctTACTTCAAGTAATATTGAACTGTTACCTGTTTTGATTTACTAAAACATGCATTGAGGTATATGCATGTTATAAATACTTTGAAGAAGTAGCTTTATGGTTTTAATGTTTCTGATCTCTTCCTCCAGCAATTGCAAATGgttcttcttttcttaaagatttgGCTTAGGTAGCCTTTAAAAGGAGGGAAATGAAAAACCACCATAAGATCTCCGTTTTATATCTTTTTGCGCCTCTCTCTGTTGTGGATTTAAATAgggctggtttttttccctttttttccttgtacAACTACTCTTTTCCCTTAAGCTGTCACAGGCAGCATTTCTTCAGGAGTCCTCTTATCCTTCCTACACACAGCTAAGATGAGACAAGCCATCAGAAATGCAAGCTGGTCCACTGTAATATAGTATACTGTGCACTGAAATCTTTCATAATTATGTAACGGGAAAAGAAATAGTAATGTAGAAAGAAACATATGCCTACATTAGTACTTTAGGAAGGTAAAAACTATGTTTAGTTTAGGTTTTACAGCAATGTTTAGTTTTGTATGTTCCCCCCCGAGTCACGAATAATGTTTCCCTTATATGTCAATCAGAACATTTTTACTTGAATGCAAATTGTTACCTTACAGCATAAATgtaacattttatcttttttttgttgttattaatGTAAGCAGTAAGATTATTTTCCACAAGAGGGTGGTAAAGAGCTTTAGTAGCATCTTGCGGTGTTCTTTTATACAGTAAATGCTGCAATACAAGAGTTGTCCTTTCTAATCTCTTAGATCCTTACCTCCAGGAAGGCTGAGCCCCATGGTCAGTGGGGCTGCAGAAGCTGAGGACAGCAAAATAAGCCTTCTCAACTGGCTTTGGTTGTTGACCTTTCATTTGCAGTCAGATACCTCTATACGTGATCAAATTTATTAGCATAAAGTTAAAAATTATATCACTATAGTATTGTATATATCACACTGTGcattttttgagagaaaaatgggatatttttctttgaagggtGAAGTTTTGTGGGGAGTAAGCAGGcaagattttttctttaaaaagtagtgAACTATTCAAAGTGCTTCTCTCCTCCCTCAAGAATTTGTGATCTCCATGAAGAATACAGCCTTGCTGTTTGAAGAAAATATCTGTGCAGTGGAAGCCAGGCTGTATTTCTTGTTGTATTCTCATTTAACTAACACTGAGCCAGCCCAACTCAGGCTTGAATTGAATAATGATTTTCTAGTACTTGGCACTGCTTACCAGCGTGGTTCTTCCCTAAGTGGCGCAGCACAATTAGTTTtaaacctttgttttcttttgaaatacagGGATTTTGTTATGTGCTGtagaaaattaaagtattttaagatttaTGCAACACCGAGGAGTTTAAATGTTAGATCATAAACTGACTCCTAACTTTTTCTGATACTATTTGGAATATCAAAGCCTTACTTTTACAAAAATGAATTATAGCTCATGTGTAATAATGGCTTGCCTTCCATACTCTCTAATTGCTGGTGTTGCAAAAGCTTAGCCATATGTTGCCTTCCAATCTGTAGAAGCTCATGCATGGTTtacttttaactttaaaaaatattgtagtAATTTATTCCAGTTCAATTTTCTATCAACTAGAAAAAGATACCTGCCACCAGGGGGCACTGCAGTTCAATAGGTAAAGCAATTCTGCTTCTAGTAACTGGTTTTTcatataagaatttttttttacagactgtGGTTTTACTTCACATATTTCCCAAGAAATATCTTCTCAAGAAACGAAAGTGTCTAATCAAAAGTAATTtccctaaaattatttttccaatctTCTTATGTTTCAAAATTGAAGAGCCCATCAAAGGGACTGAAAAAAGTGAGATTGAAGCCACTCTGTCAGACCATATTGTATTTTTGTTATAATATGCAAATAATTTACTTAAACACTTAGAATTCTAGTCTGTTGTGAGATGTGGCATCTAATGCTAAAAGCAGAACCGTTTAAAAACCTGCTAGTTTAACAAAGGTGATGACATGTTTCTAGATGAAAATAATCTTAAATAAATGGCATTACTCAAGATTAAGTCCTTTTTTGGAAAAGTTATGTTATGGAAATGAAGATGTCTTTGTAAaggaagaataattaaaacaaaggcagacattttggtttggttgttgttttccATGTTTGGGGTTGTTGGCTTTTCTTTAAACTTTTGTTTCTGGCCTATTTTTAGGGTTGATTTCTTTATTCCTGGAGTATCTGTAGTTGGGGGATTCTCAATATGTTCAAGCCCTGGCCTGTTGGAACGAGAAGGAATATTAGAGCTGGCAGTAAAGCACACTGCTCATCCTCCTGCTCACTGGATTCACACTGAGGTAAATGAGATTACCTGTTGATCGTGAgatttggatatttattttttttctttttgggctggggggagagggtggTGTGTTATTTCAGACCACTTTTTTGCTATTGACTGCAAAACTCCTGTTGACTTGTTGAACcgtttttaataaaacatacatCTTAAAACCTTTTATTCAGTAAGGGAATGAAATTGGATGTTCATGTGGGAATATGGTTATTGTGATCTTTGACTCCACTTGTGCTTGGTGGACTTACAGTGATATTGTAGTTAAGGTGTATAAGGGTTTTTACTGCTTTGGAAttcatgaactgaaaaaaattgaaaaacctCTGTTAAAACTTGTGTCCCCGAGAACAGGCTGTGTTACACATTACAAAGTTACATCTGATAAATTGCCATCATGCCTGGCCCTTTCTACAAATACAAACTGGGAATCATTGTCTGATCAATACAAATAGAGATTATTAAGGGGGAGCAAAAGGAGATATTTAGATCACTGTTTCTGAAATAACAAAACAAGAGAATACTTCAGAATGTCTATAGTATTCTTTTAAATAtgcaatatttttgtaatattgaCACAACccaaatcttgatttttttgctATATTAAAAGTCAAGTCTGACACTTTGGCTTCTTGCAGTGTTTTGTTCATCCGTTTACCCCATTTAATTATAGTCAGAAGAGTCCTGTTTCTGCTGCTGATCATATTTCATAGATGACCTGTCCTATCAGCTTTAGTTCTTTTCACAACCCCCTGTGATCTCTCCTATTTACTGTTCTCTGCCTGGCATTTGTATTTCTTAAATGTGGCTGCAAGGTTTAGATTGACACAGTCTTTCAGGTTTACAgatatttcagttttgttcagTGGCGAACAGTTGCAGTAAAGATTGATGCAAAGTTATTAGAATTGAGAATATCCAAAGCGGTGCTAATCCTGTAGTTAGCATGTGACCATCCACAGTATTTTAATTGCTGTTATAGCAAGTTATAGCACTGGAACATAAACAAAATAACCTTTTTTGAGATGTGTAGAACTAGTAATGTATGTGCCAGCAGAGCACCTAATACTGAAGAGGATTGTGTGGGTTTTGGTATTGCTCTTTAGAGAATAGGGAGGCCTCACTTCATAATTCCCAGTCTCTGGAGGCTCTTTTAGGATTTTGTTTATAATGACATAAAAGTCAGTTTGCTGTTGCTGAGTTTTCTGGTTGAATTTATAGGACAATCTTTAGTTAGTGGGTAAGTCTAGGTTAAAACTGATGCTGTGGGCAAACCTCCAGGGTATATACGGACTCTTCTAGCTAAACAAAAGCGCATGCTTTTCcttaggaaagaaggaaaaaaaaaaaaggcaacctaGAATTTGAAAAGGTATATATGGTGAAAAAACTCTGAtacttaatttaaataattaacttttaaataaagttatttatAACTGAAGTTGATATGTCAGAGTAAAAGATGTGATGACTCATTTATTCACTTTTTTCAGAGGTATTTAGAGTTATTCTTCAACATTattgtatataaaataaaattcaggacAGTGTACTTTATAGCTTAGGAAAGTACAGCCTTTTATTTAGAAGAATGTATGTGTAATTGATTGCTTTACTTCTCCAAGCCATTTCAATGCTGTATTTACAAACCAGGCTAAAGGAAAACACTTTCTCACCATATTACTCTAGACTTTATTgggttgttgttttaaaaaaacctgacattGCCATGGTTAACACACTGAAATATGTGGGAGACTGCTGGTTAAGAGAGAGTCTTCCCGTGTCCTATGTCCCATCCTGATGAGCTACAGCAGGTTAAGGACGCAGATTGGACCAGAATGAAATTGTTTCAGAGATGCATTAATCCAGGAGTGTTCCAGATTcatgtggcaggaggaggacataGAATATGGTATCCTTTgtggaaataaacatttttgggGGGAAACGAAGTAAAACATGGTGGGAAAGCCTGGCAGTGTCCAttgaaaagggagagagaagttAGTTTCAGATAATAAATGCTGGTTGTCTTACACTATAATTGAGAGATAATACTTTATGTAATaattaagaaaggcaaaaagctttttttttaatggtcaatGCTCACTACTGTAGGAACCTCTGTGGTCTGTGCAGTACCTGTGTCAAAGggcctccttcctcctcctggtggAATTGTTACATATTTAGACCTTTGCTTACTATACAGGTGTCATTAATGAAAATTCTTTTGTTTCAAGCACTGTTTCCTgatatcagaaatatttttttggttgaagtgtttttattctgtaaattattaactactaatttttcagcttttcttgtagctttactttttttttcttccctcttctccttttttcccacCTTCCTTGGCTTCCCtatcctctttattttttaaatgcggTATGTGATCTGAAGTGAGTTcggttttctgcttctgtttgttcTGTGGGCTTACGGTGATGTGGGCGAACTCACCTGACTTCTCTGTGCTGCAGTTTCACCCTTCATATGGGGATGCAGTTTACTAAGAAGATATTGAGCCGAATGTTTTATTTGCTgtagttttagttttctgtgtatCAGAAAACATGCTTTGGTGAATTTCTGTAAGAAAGGATTTCTTACATACGAacggagaggaggagagaaggttttcccctgatttttcttctgcaactcTGAAGTTGCAAATGCAGAAGTGGTTCtgcaaaaaatattcttgtgGATACTTGCTTCATGTATgcgtgttttttattttttaggaatgGGGATGGAAAAACCTTTTGCATCTTTGCAAGTCATTCTGACTTCCTTCTGTGACCTCATAGCAAGGCCTTTTTTGACATGACTGGGTTTGGGTAAATGTGTCATCTCACATGTTAACCTCGGGTTTTCACAACCACATACTGCTGGTGAAAAACTCTTGCATGAATCATTCCTCTTTCAACTCTTAACAGGAGTGGGAAGGGGAGTCACCACCCTGGCTTATCAGAAGAGTGAAACTTCTGAGACTTGAACTAGATCCCTAGAGACACTGAAACAGATTACTGCAGATAGCTGGAAACTGcgtgtttattttaaagtactCCAGTTTTCCTTCACTggtcaataaaaataaaaaattacaaccCAGCAAGTCTTGTGACTGTGGTGCGAGAAGAATAATACTTCAacttttgcttttagttttgaaATGAAATATCTTCTTTTCCATCCTAGTGTACTCTTGACTCAGAAGTGGCTCTGCGAGTGGGAGGTGATTTCTTCTTTGACCCTCAGCCTGGTGACTCCCCTGTAAAACTAGTGCTGATAGCAGGGGGTGTTGGAATTAACCCATTGTTTTCTATGCTGCTGCATATAGCAGATCTTCAGGGATACCAAGAGGGTAAACGAAATGGATACAAAATGGGAACAGTGAAGCTGTACTACAGTGCAAAAAATACAAGCGAACTCTTATTTAAGGtaaataaaaagttttttaaaaaaatagatctcaGATATTCAGCTATTAGTGTGTGTATTGTTTTGTTGACAAATTCCAGAGGGCCCCTCTGTGTAAGACAATGTACAGAGACAAATGTCCCTTCCTGCCTCAAATCCCACGTGTGTTTTAATTACTTATACCAGTGTACAAATGGAGGATGTTGTTGGGCATAACTGGCCTTATTGATTCACTGATAAGTCAGCCCTAAGTGTCTGCATTTGACTATAATCACATAAGACCATCATAGTATACTAAAGATTATATATACtataatatatatgtgtatatacacgcTAATAGTATGCATAATGCTATATGCTATAGCCACATCATTTTAGTACATGTTGCATTGAAATTTAAAGACTAGCAGAAGCAATTATATCCAAAGGAAATAGTTTCTAAAATAATAGGGGAGCTTTATTGATACTGCATTAGTTGTTATTGGGTACTAGTCTAGGAATAAAGGGTTTATAAGCAGTTCTTGTAAAATTGCTTGTAATAGTATTTCATCAACGTTTCCTCAGCTGTTAAAGATCAGGTGTCACACTCAGCAATTAAGGGTCACTGATAACATTTTAGGGTCAAATTAGCATAGCTTCTGTAAAGAATTACAAAGGATAGCACAAAGGATAACTTTGCTGCTTCAAGATGCTATTTAGCTGGATTTTCCTGATTTTGTTAGGACTGAATGTGACCCTCATTTCCTTATGATGGCTGGGACACTGGGGATAGGCCTTTTCCTTTAGGTCGCGATTGCTCAGCTGTCTGTTTCATTTTATACACTACCTTATTAAGCTGCAAGGAACCTGCTGAGCTGTTGAAATTCTCCTTCGTTCAGTTAAAGAGAGACTGTCTCTTGTCCTAGGATACTAGAAAATAGTACTGCGGCGGTTTATGTCGCATGTGTGATACTTGCCCCTTTCTGTCCGTGTCACTGAATTGCAGAGCAATAGGTCACAAGTAGGCGTTGTGAATGACTGCAGGATTATTTCAGCAGGTTAAGTCCCACCTTAGGCGTGCTTTCTGGCGTGGTCCTAGGACTTCAACTCAACAGGATGTGATTAGTTTCAAAAGTGCTATCAAATTGTACGTGGTTCCCTATAAAGGGGACAGAAGTTGAGAGTCACATGCAGAAGAGCGAAAGCAGGCAGAGGTACTAGTGGAACAGCGTACAGCAGCAtctctctgtgctgctcttcaTTCCAGCTCTTCTTAGGGAATCAGAAACAGATTTGTCTATTAAGTAGAGtctgtctggggttttttgttaagCTGCCCATGGCAGACTGCTCAGTGTAGTAACTAGTTAGTAAGCAAACACATAACACAATGAGCTAATTTACCTATTCACAGagtagaaaatgtttttatttcagaatattttaggAAAGAATTTCCAGTGTCCGTTCCAGCAGTGAAAATCCCAAATAGTGCAGAATGTAGACAGTAAAGAAATCTTAGTTTCAGAGCTAACTACAGCATCTGACTGACGGATTTAGTTgcgtttgttttttgttggttttttttttaactatgattTGAACTGAAGCCACTGGGGTTTTGGTGGTAACTGTCACAGTTGTGACTCGGGGAACTGAAAAATCACAGAGTTTCTACTCTGGTAAAAATAGCATTAGCATTACGCTGTAGTTGGTTTTACTTGGAGAACACAAGAGAGTGAAAGGTCTAGCCATCTTACCAGAGAAAGCAGACAATACTCAAAAAGTTCCTAGCAAATGGTAAATACCAACcgcagggcttttttttaaatggaaaactcATATGGAAGTGGAAGGAGGAAATGTGAGAATTTGCATGGGGAAGAAACTAGGAAAGGACAGAACCTGTTCTTAGATCCAAATCTTACAAATTGCAGCCTatgtaaaaaaggagaaaacatggCTGGTAGTGTACTCACATTCCAGCTATGGAAATTCTGTGTACGTGTACAGGTCAGCCCTGCGAAATCAAGCCCATCAAGTTCTCAGCGCTGAAATGCAAAAGTCTCGGTACTTGGTAATAATGACTGGTGTTCTGGGACCGCATGCATACATCTGCTTTGATTTAATGGCTTGTGGTATAAGCAAGTGTGTTTAACATTACAGAAGAATATTCTTGGTTTGATGAATGCATTTCCTGGAAAGATCACATGTCGTTTCCACGTTACCCAGCAGAGTTCACAGATCTGTAAAGAACTTCAGCCACATGTTACAGGTAAATACACTGGCAACACACGGAGGCGATTTCTAAAATCTAAGTTTGATTACATCCTAGAGGATGAAGTTTAATATAATTAGTTCTAGTGTATGCATAATTTAGTAGTTTTACATTTAAAGATTCAAAATGAGATGTGAGTTATACCTAAATAATTTCACTGTACGTATTATGCTCTGGAGAAAAATTTTCCCTTTgcagtttttgttttcatttccagtaaACCTCCTCTGTTAATTCTAAACTTTATACTGGTGTTTCCCACTGCAAACTTTATTACAGAAGTTATTAAGTATTTACTTTGCTTAAGGTGGGATTGCTGAAGGATAAGCTGACTGCTTGTAAGAAGAGATACTTCATCGTGTTTCTATTTCTGTTGTgtttgagatacttttttttttttttttttttttatctgaatgtGGGATTTTTAGCTGTATGTAAGCCATGCTCCTCTTCAGTGACTAGTATCTCATGCATCCCAACTGGAAATACTGATCTAAATTCCCAGAAGAACAAATGGTTTTGGAAGCCTCAAATCTTGATACCTATTATTCTTAAAACAGGCCTGGCATTTTTAAGAAAGGGGTGCTTGAAATACCTCTAAtcagtcattcttttttttaaattacttcatgattaatatttctgttctcatttcctactttttttctttgtcagagcGAAGAATATCTGAAAAGGATCTAGAAAAACATGTATCTAAGGATACTTTATGGTACATCTGCGGTCCACCTCCAATGATAGAATCTATATCCAAACTACTGTCCAACATTGGTGTTCCtagaaactgtgttttctttgagAAATGGTGGTAGTGACACCCgcttaacagaaaaaatattatttgtttctaGTGTATTTTAATACGCTGAAATGTACAGAAAATGGACTATGAATTATTTGGAAGATTTTACTTTATACATGAAGATGTCCTCAGTCATGATGGTGTTCCTTTAATTTGTAATGCACTTGTAAtacagtgctgctgctttgggggaaaaatgattttatattaaaGACATTAATTGTTCTGGGGTTTTTCATGGTTTGCTTACTTCTTATGGGCGGCAGCGCATTTTCACTTTACACACTTATTTTGTTAGTCAGCTTTTACAGGCATGCTAGTGCCTGATTCAGTAGTTGCAGAGAATCAGGTGTGCAGCAATGCCAGGTCAGTTTATAATAAATAACAATTCAGGCCACGACTTCTGAATCTGCCCCGAATTGTTGTGCTAACGTGTCAACACACTGCCTTCCCCCATTCTagataataaattaatattttaattaatataaatattaataaattaatattttaatagaagtAGAGTTGCTGTGTTCTGACTTCCTTCTCTTGACACTtcttgttaaaaggaaaaaaaccaaaccttttatGTGGTTTGTCAACTGTGTTGAcagtaaaaggcattttttcatAATCATATTCAGACttgagtttaattttaaaataagaatgtgtTAAAAATCTGTTGGCCTCTGACAGAGCTGTTCAGAGTTATTCATGGGAACCTCAGAGAGCCCATCCAGCTTGTGCTTCCACGTGCCACGTCCTCAAAAGCAGCAATGGCCAGCACCAGCCGAGACAGGAAATCTCCCTCATCCTGCTTCAGTGCAGAGTTTTAGAAGGCTCCAGCGCATCCCagttctgtttggaaaaaaagtctCTGTAAAGTTTGTTCCTTCAGTTTTTACCTCTAGGGTTTACGGCCGATACCGAAGTCCTGCCTCAACTTGCAGAAAAACTCGTCGTATAAATGTTGAGAATAACAAAAAGCCATAACGAGTGAGTTAATTATCTGTATAGACAGTTCAAGTCCTTAAGTGGCAGAGATTCCCGCTGTACATTTGAAAACCTCAATAAGGAAaacttaaattattaaaaatactaaattattaTTGAATTACTAAAAATGTTAAACAGATCAGGCCTTCTCTTTATTAGTGGCTCTTTGCCTGGAGTTGGATGTTTCAGACAATAATCAGATAGGTAATGCAGCATGTTTCTTGCCAtcagcatccctctgctctgccttaaACAGAGGTTGCAAAGATACCGATTCCATCACCTGGTCTCCAGCCTGCAACAGAACTTTTGGTATgaagcacttaatttttttcaaggattACATCCCAGTGCTTAGCCAAAAAGGCCTCCAGCCCAGCTGTAGTCCCCTCCCAAGAAATCATTTCAGCTTCAATATGCTGAGTTTAGCCTCTAGTCTTAACCTCTTTTTATCAGTCTCTGGTATGTTTTAACAGCATGTAGGAGgaggggccaggctcttttcagtggtgccgggcaacaggacaagaggtaacaggcacaaacttgaacacaggaagtcccacctaaacatgaggaggaacttcttcactttgcgggtggcagagccctggcacaggctgcccagggaggtggtggagtctgtgtctctggagacattcaaaacccgcctggacgcgttcctgtgcaacctgctctgggtgaccctgccctggcaggggggttggactaggtggtctcccttccaaccctaccttTCTGTGATACCTACTGCCACGTTCACATTCACCTCATCTTTAAAAACCAGTGAGACAGCCTAACTGGGAAACTCCAAGCCCTTGCTGGAAGAATGCTGCTGTAATTGTTGCAGAAGTTGGTTGAACAACTAACTGAAATACTCCTAGAACTTTTCAGCAAACTgagctttaaagagaaaaacctgTATTCACCGCGGCTTAGAACAAACAGAACTTAAGGAAACGGGCTGTATTTTGGATCAGGAAGAGGTGAACTCTGAATGATGGACCTTAAAGAGTTGCCTTTTGGGGACAATACCATGATTCCGTGATGAGGGTTTGCCCATAAGTGTTCATCTTCTGGTGCCTGCAGCCTCATCCTCTTCAGCTTGTGCTCCTCTGCCATGTGGCACTATACGCAAGCTGAAATGACTCACCTCCTCAGCGGCCACCGCAGACCCAGCGGGGCTGTCTCATCAAATTCCCTCCCACTGAAAGGAGAGGAAGATTCCTTCTGAGTACCCCTATTTCAAGGAATGGTTCCTGGTTCGTTCATTCTAGAATGTAAATAGGACAGTGTGCttgtcacaaaaaataaaaccaaggggGTTTTGTATTCACAAAGATCGCAACTGACATGTCGGAGCTTGATGCTTGAaggaagcaggttttttttttttcctagaaatgtgCAATAAATTGCTATTGGGAAGCGCTGGTGCC of the Larus michahellis chromosome 2, bLarMic1.1, whole genome shotgun sequence genome contains:
- the OXNAD1 gene encoding oxidoreductase NAD-binding domain-containing protein 1 isoform X2, giving the protein MAHATIHVGFTVPHLLRGASRIFPTHSALVVLRHSAFCYCTVNGTIKSKRKMDHLDRTANNFRQEVISQAKVCGITNESKTVKRLRLAIANKDFTFKAGQWVDFFIPGVSVVGGFSICSSPGLLEREGILELAVKHTAHPPAHWIHTECTLDSEVALRVGADLQGYQEGKRNGYKMGTVKLYYSAKNTSELLFKKNILGLMNAFPGKITCRFHVTQQSSQICKELQPHVTERRISEKDLEKHVSKDTLWYICGPPPMIESISKLLSNIGVPRNCVFFEKWW
- the OXNAD1 gene encoding oxidoreductase NAD-binding domain-containing protein 1 isoform X1, with protein sequence MAHATIHVGFTVPHLLRGASRIFPTHSALVVLRHSAFCYCTVNGTIKSKRKMDHLDRTANNFRQEVISQAKVCGITNESKTVKRLRLAIANKDFTFKAGQWVDFFIPGVSVVGGFSICSSPGLLEREGILELAVKHTAHPPAHWIHTECTLDSEVALRVGGDFFFDPQPGDSPVKLVLIAGGVGINPLFSMLLHIADLQGYQEGKRNGYKMGTVKLYYSAKNTSELLFKKNILGLMNAFPGKITCRFHVTQQSSQICKELQPHVTERRISEKDLEKHVSKDTLWYICGPPPMIESISKLLSNIGVPRNCVFFEKWW